TGGGCCATGCTTTTCTCCGTCGTTCCACACAGTATTTATATTGTTATTAGTTCGATTGAAACAATCGCTAAATTTTCAAAAAGCATACGTGAAGGGGACTACTCTGTAAAAAGCCTGCATACGTATGCAGCTAATTTACTCACTTAAAACCGTTTTTAAAGAGGTGTATTTAAGGTGCTGTATTTTTATTACGAGCTTTACCAATCATGCTTTTTACTTATAAATAAAATAGCGCGGTCTGTTTTGGTGCTTATTTTAAAAGGCTTGCACGGTATTGGTGAAAGTGATGAATGGTCTTACCAATTTCATAAAGCAGAAATAATTATAATAACGTATGTAAATATTAAAAAATGCTTTAATTAACGCTATTTACACGCTGTATCATGGTTTTTTTATAGTGCGAACATATGTATTTTTATAAAACTCATTAACAATCATGTTGCACCATAATAATAAACTTAAAATCAATAGGTTAGCTTTGGTGTTGTGAACTAACTGTTAATTTATAATGCGTTGCATAGTCTTGAATACGTATGCATAAAGTTGTTAATAAAATAATTCGAGCGTTAATATTGATGCTGACAACAAAATTAGCTCGCCTGTTTGACTATCACTCAAATAAAGAAGCGGGTATCACAATATGGGTAACGGGAAAAACATCATGTCTATGTTCAAACCAAGTATATTAACTTTGGCATTAGCAACTGCAGGTTTAGCAAGCTTTACCTCTGTAGCAGCGCAAGAAGATACAGTTAAAAATGATGACGTTGAGGTTATCGAAGTAAAAGGCTTTCGTGGCAGTGTTGTTGAATCTATCAACACAAAACGCTTTTCTACACAGGTTGTAGAATCTATCTCTGCAGAAGATATAGGTAAACTACCTGACTCATCAATTGCTGAGTCTATTGCACGCTTACCTGGTTTAACAGCGCAGCGTTTAGATGGTCGCGCAAGCAGAGTATCAATTCGTGGTTTTGGTGAAAACGAAAGTGGTACTACTTTTAACGGCCGTGAACAGGTATCTATTGGTGATAACCGCGGCGTAGAGTTTGACCTTTACCCATCAGAAATTATGAGCGGCGTTACGGTATATAAAACACCAAACGCAAGTATCGAAGCAGAAGGCATTGCCGGTGTTATAAACATGCAAACCGTGCGTCCTTTAAGTAAAGGCGAGCGTGTATTCCAAGTTAATGGCCAATACGAGCAAACCAGCTTTGATAAACTAAACCCAGACGGTAACGACGATGGTTACCGCGGTACTATTTCATACATTGATCAGTTTGCTGATGACACTATAGGTGTTGCATTTGCACTTAACACCATGAGCTCACCAAACCAAGAAAAACGTTGGAACGCGTGGGGCTACCCTGAATTTACCGCTGATGATGGTAATACTTACTCAATTTTAGGTGGTGCTAAACCATTTGTACGTTCATCGACACTCGAACGTGATTCAGCCATGCTCGTACTAGAAGCTGCACCGACTGACAAACTAAACATGACGTTTGATGCGTTATATGTAGATTTTACAGATGAAAAAATCTTACGCGGTATCGAAATCCCATTTGCATGGGGCCAAGGTTCAATTGACCCTGCAAGCGTAGCTGTAGATGATGCGAGCGGATTTATTACCAGTGCTGTTACTAATGGCCAGCGTGTAGTTGTTCGTAACGATTATGAAGAGCGTGAAGCAGAATTAACCGCATTTGGTTTTAATACTAAATACGATATTGACGATTCATGGTCAGTAGAATTTGATGCAAGTTACTCGCAAGTAGATCGTAAAATTTGGAGCCTTGAAAGTTACTCAGGCACAGGGCGTGGTGATTCACGTGGTGTTGCAGATAACTTAGGTTACACCTTTAACGGTGGGAATACTGGTGCTACGTTTACTCATGACTTAGATTATAGTGATTACAGCTTAATTCAGTTAGGTGGGCCTCTTTCTTGGGGGTCAAACAAAGCGTTGAATAATAAGTATGGTCTAACCACTGATTCAGGGTATGAAAACCAAGCGCAAGACGGTTTCATTAATGCGCCAACCATTGAAGATGAGCTGTCTACATTAAAGCTAGCGGCATCTAAAGTATTAGAAAACGAATACTTCAGCTCAATTGAGTTTGGTATGTCTTATAAAGAGCGCGAAAAAACAAAAGATTCGCAAGGTTTTTATATGACATTATCTGGTTTTTCGCTTGATAACCCAGGTATGTTAACTGTGCCAGAACAATACCGCATGGGTAGTGTTGACTTAGGCTTTATTGGCATGGGTGATATGATTGCCTATGACGCTAACAGTTTATTAAATGATGGTTATTATACGCTCGTTGACCAAAGATTAGCAGACACAAGTCACTTAACTAAATCGTGGACAGTAAAAGAAGAAATTACTTCGGCGTTTGTACAAGCTAATATTAATGCTGAAGTGAGCGGTTTAGCGTTAACAGGTAACATTGGTGTACGTTATGTACATACTGACCAGTCTTCACAAAGTAACGCTTTTAATGCAGACGATGATGGTAATATTTTTGTTACGCCGACAGATCTTAGCCACGATTATTCTCACGTATTACCAAGTTTAAACTTATCGCTTGCGATTGATGAGCAGCAAACAGTGCGTTTTGGTGCGGCTAAAACTATTTCGCGTGCACGTTTAGACGAAATGAATGCATCAATTGACGCATCATACAATACTACGCCTGATGAGAACGGTAACTTTTGGTCTGTATCGGGTGGTAACCCTAATTTAGAGCCAAAAGAAGCAACTGGTTACGATTTAACGTACGAAAATTACTTTAGTGATGAAGGTTACTTCTCTGCTGCATTTTTCTATAAAGACTTAACGCAGTGGATTTTTGATGGCACATACGCAATTGATATGTCAGGTGTTGCAGATCCAGAGTCAGGTGAAATTCCAGCAACATCTGAGGGTACGGGTAGTGGTAAAGTAAATGGCGGCGGCGGTGACCTATACGGTTACGAGTTATCACTAGCGTTACCATTTAAAATTTTCCACCCGTCACTTGAAGGCTTTGGTTTAATTGCAAGCCATACCGGTATTGAGTCTGATATTGAAGATCAAAACGGTAACGAATACGAACTACCAGGCCTTTCAGATAAAATTCAAAGCTTAACGGTTTATTACGAAATGAATGGTATTCAACTGCGTACCAGCATGCGTAAGCGTAGTGCCTTTAAAGGTGATGTATACGGTATAGGTTTTGATACTCAGCAAGTAGATATCCTAGGTGAAACAATTTGGGATGTACAAGCTGGGTATGACTTCTCTGAAGCCGGTGTTGAAAGCCTTGAAGGTTTATCAATTCAGTTCCAAGTACAAAACTTAACAGAAGAGCCGTTTACATCGCTTTCTGGCGATAACGCGCTACAAGTTCGCGACTACCAAGATTACGGTCGTACTTACTTGTTAGGCTTTAGCTACAAGCTATAATTAAGGTTGTGTGTAGGAGCCCTTGTAATTTGTGTTACAAGGGCTTTTTTATAGCTACTTTATCTAATACCAATCCGTAATAATACCTAATCATTTTGCGGGGCTAAACGTGGACAATAATATGAAACCAATAAAACACGTTGTCATTGCAGGCGGTGGCACAGCAGGGTGGATAGCAGCAGCCTTGCTTAATAAAGTGTTAGGTAAAGTAATTAACATAACACTGATTGAATCAAGCACCATAGGCACTATAGGCGTTGGTGAAGCAACAATTCCGCCAATTATCCAACTTAATAATGCACTGGGTATAAACGAGCAAGATTTTATAAACGCCACCAATGCTTCTATTAAATTAGGTATTGAGTTCGAAAATTGGAAAACTCCCTCTCATAGCTACATGCATGCCTTTGGCTCATTTGGAAAAGACTTTCCTTTTTGCGATTTTTACAATTTTTGGGTAAAAGGAAAAATTACCGGCTCTGAAGATAGCCTATGGGATTTTTCGTTAAATTACCAAGCAGCTAAACAGCATAAGTTTTCACCATTAAATACTATACCTAACACTCAATTACCTGGTTTAAGTTATGCGTATCACTTTGATGCAACACGCTATGCAGAGTACTTAAAAACGCTTGCTACTTCGCGTGGCGTTAAACACATAGACGCTAAAATAGAGCAGGTTAACCAATGTCTGCACTCAGGCAATATTACAAGCCTCACACTTGATAATGACACCGAAATTAACGGCGATTTATTTATAGACTGTACCGGTCAGCGGGCTTTGTTAATAGAGCAAACACTTAATACAGGCTTTGTAGATTGGTCTCATTATTTACCATGTGATAGCGCTGTTGCTGTGCAATCTCAAGGTACTGATTCGCTAAAACCCTATACTCGCTCAATTGCGCATAGCGCAGGTTGGCAATGGCAAATTCCGCTGCAAAACCGTGTGGGTAATGGGCTTGTTTACTGTAGCCGATACTTATCTGATGAGTCGGCCACGCAGTTACTATTAAATAATTTACCTGCCGAGCCCATTACAGCACCACGCGTTATAAAATTTAAAACAGGACGGCGCTTAAAGCAGTGGTATAAAAATGTGGTTTCGGTTGGACTCGCCAGTGGCTTTTTAGAGCCGTTAGAGTCAACCAGTATCCACTTAATACAAAGTGCAGTAACCCGTTTAATAAAGCTGTTTCCGCATAATGGTATTAGCGATGCGTTAGTTGGCGAGTTTAATAATCAAAGCGTGATAGAAATAGAGCACATACGCGATTTTATTATTTTGCATTACAAACTAACAGAGCGAGAAGACTCGGCGTTTTGGCGTCAGTGTAAGCAAATGGATATTCCCGAATCATTGGCTCATAAACTCAATTTATTTAAACACACAGGCAAAGTAGTACGTGAAAACGACGAACTATTTGCAGAGGTTGCTTGGCAGCAAGTGTTTATAGGCCAAGGCATTATTCCCGATGATTACAATAGTATTGTTGACTCATTAAGCAGTGAACAACTTAACGATTTATTTTCTACATTAAAAACTCTTATTACTTCAACGGTAGAACAATTACCTACTCATAAAGATTTTTTAGCAAAAATTAAAAAGGCCTAATGATGCGATTTTTAAATAAACTTTTACTTGTAAGTGCGTGCACCTTACCAACCATTAGCTATGCACTTGACGTTGAACCTGCCAATTGGTGGGTAGGCATGAATAAAAACACGATTAACATCATGGTGCATGAGCAAAATATTGCAAACGAGCAAATTAAATTAGCTAAATATAATGGTGTTAAATTAAATAAAGTAACGCGCACAGATAACCCAAATTATGTATTTTTGAATATTACTGTTACCGATGCCGCTAAAGCAGGAACGCTTAAATTTAATAGCAGCGAAGCGAGCCAAAGTTTCGAATTTCCACTACTTACACGTGATAAAAACAGTGCAAAGCGCCAAGGCTTTACATCTAACGATACCCTTTATTTAATCAACCCAGATCGCTTTGCTAATGGTGATAAGCAAAACGATACTGTTCCTAGCATGCTAGAAGCAGCAAATCCAAGTATAAAGGGCGGGCGCCACGGTGGTGATATACAAGGGGTTATAAACGCATTACCGTATTTAAACGATTTAGGTGTTACTCAGCTTTGGTTAACGCCAGTACTTGAAAACAACATGCCCGATTATTCTTACCATGGTTATGCAATTACTGACTTTTATAAAGTTGACCCACGTATGGGCTCAAATCAGTTATATAAAACCCTCTCGGTAAAAGCAAAAGAGCAAGGCATAGGCCTTGTAATGGATATGGTACTAAACCATTTTGGCTCAGAGCATACCTGGGTTAAAGATAAACCTACCAAAGATTGGATTAACTTTAATGGTGAATTTAAAAAAGGTAAAAACGCTACAAGCCATGCACGCCAAACTATACAAGACCCACACGCCAGTGAGTACGATAAACGCCAGTTTAACGATGGTTGGTTTGTAGAAACCATGCCGGATTTAAATCAGCGCCAACCACTGTTAAGCGAGTACTTAATTCAAAATGCTATTTGGTGGATTGAATACGCGGATTTAAGCGGTATTCGCGTTGATACCTACTCTTACTCAGATAAAGCATTTTTGAGCGATTGGACAAAAGCCATTATGCAAGAATACCCAGACTTTAATATTGTAGGAGAAGAGTGGACCTCTAACCCTGCAATTGCCTCTTATTGGCAACGTGGAAAAAACAATCAAGATGGGTATACATCAAGCCTACCAAGCGTGATGGACTTTTCTTTGCAAGAGTCGGTAATTCAAGCGCTAAATGAAGATGAAAGCTGGAATACGGGTTGGGTTAAAGTATATGAGTCGTTGGCGAATGACTTTTTATACCCTGATACCAATAACATTATGGTATTTGCTGATAACCACGATATGAGCCGTGTATATACCGAGCTTGGACAAGATGTTGCAAAAACTAAAATGGCCATGACGCTATTTTTAACTACGCGCGGTATTGCACAAATGTATTACGGTACGGAGGTGCTATTAGATAACACCCCAAGTAAAGACCATGGTGATATTAGAATAGACTTCCCGGGTGGATTTAAAGGCCAAACGAGTAATGCATTTACAGGTAAAGGGCTTACCTCGCAGCAAAAAGACATGCACAAAACAATTAGCACCTTGCTTAACTTTAGAAAAAGCAGCACTGCGCTAGATAAAGGCAAGTTAGTGCACTTTACGCCTCAACAAGGTGTGTATAGTTATGCGCGTATTAGCGACGATCAAACTGTGTTGGTATTTATGAATAAAAACACAAAAGAGCTAGTTAAGAATATTGAGTACATGCAGGAAGTAATACCAAAAAATGCTAAAGCGCTTAACTTATTCACTAATAAAACACAGTTGCTAGGTAGTACAGTGGCTTTACCGGCAATGAGTGCAACGGTATTAGTTATAAATACCCCTTAATAGTTTACCTGAATACGTATGCAGCAACTGTATGGTTGCTGCACTAATCTTTAGTATAAAGTTATAAAAATACTGACAAAAAGACGCACAATGAAAAAATCAGTTTATGTACCCGCAATACTGTGTAGCGCACTTATTGCAATGGGTTGCTCAGAAAGTAACAAACCTGAGCAACCACAAGCGCCAGCACAAACCCAAAACGAATTAACTAAGCCAGTTGTATACCAAGTATTTACCCGCCTATTTGGTAATACCAACACGTCTAATACGCCATGGGGCACTAAAGAGCAAAATGGTGTAGGCAAATTTGCCGATTTTAATGACGCTGCTTTAAAAGGTATAAAAGAGTTGGGTACCACACATGTTTGGTACACCGGCGTGCTACATCATGCGTTAGTGGGGGATTACACTGATTATGGGATTTCTCAAGATGACCCTGATGTAGTTAAAGGCAGAGCGGGCTCACCGTATGCTGTTAAAGACTATTACGATGTAAATCCTGATCTAGCAGTTAATGTTACTCAGCGCATGGATGAATTTAGCGCACTTGTTGAGCGTACACATAACCATGGCATGAAAGTCATTATTGATATAGTGCCTAACCATGTAGCAAGAAATTACCAATCGCTTGGTAAACCTAAAGGCGTTAAAGACTTTGGCGCGCAAGACGACACCACTAAAGCGTACGATAAAAACAATAACTTTTACTACGTACCAGGGCAGTCTTTTCAGGTGCCAACATCGCCAGAGTATAAAGTTTTAGGGGGTAATGAACACCCATTAGCG
The sequence above is drawn from the Pseudoalteromonas espejiana DSM 9414 genome and encodes:
- a CDS encoding TonB-dependent receptor; the encoded protein is MSMFKPSILTLALATAGLASFTSVAAQEDTVKNDDVEVIEVKGFRGSVVESINTKRFSTQVVESISAEDIGKLPDSSIAESIARLPGLTAQRLDGRASRVSIRGFGENESGTTFNGREQVSIGDNRGVEFDLYPSEIMSGVTVYKTPNASIEAEGIAGVINMQTVRPLSKGERVFQVNGQYEQTSFDKLNPDGNDDGYRGTISYIDQFADDTIGVAFALNTMSSPNQEKRWNAWGYPEFTADDGNTYSILGGAKPFVRSSTLERDSAMLVLEAAPTDKLNMTFDALYVDFTDEKILRGIEIPFAWGQGSIDPASVAVDDASGFITSAVTNGQRVVVRNDYEEREAELTAFGFNTKYDIDDSWSVEFDASYSQVDRKIWSLESYSGTGRGDSRGVADNLGYTFNGGNTGATFTHDLDYSDYSLIQLGGPLSWGSNKALNNKYGLTTDSGYENQAQDGFINAPTIEDELSTLKLAASKVLENEYFSSIEFGMSYKEREKTKDSQGFYMTLSGFSLDNPGMLTVPEQYRMGSVDLGFIGMGDMIAYDANSLLNDGYYTLVDQRLADTSHLTKSWTVKEEITSAFVQANINAEVSGLALTGNIGVRYVHTDQSSQSNAFNADDDGNIFVTPTDLSHDYSHVLPSLNLSLAIDEQQTVRFGAAKTISRARLDEMNASIDASYNTTPDENGNFWSVSGGNPNLEPKEATGYDLTYENYFSDEGYFSAAFFYKDLTQWIFDGTYAIDMSGVADPESGEIPATSEGTGSGKVNGGGGDLYGYELSLALPFKIFHPSLEGFGLIASHTGIESDIEDQNGNEYELPGLSDKIQSLTVYYEMNGIQLRTSMRKRSAFKGDVYGIGFDTQQVDILGETIWDVQAGYDFSEAGVESLEGLSIQFQVQNLTEEPFTSLSGDNALQVRDYQDYGRTYLLGFSYKL
- a CDS encoding tryptophan halogenase family protein, with translation MKPIKHVVIAGGGTAGWIAAALLNKVLGKVINITLIESSTIGTIGVGEATIPPIIQLNNALGINEQDFINATNASIKLGIEFENWKTPSHSYMHAFGSFGKDFPFCDFYNFWVKGKITGSEDSLWDFSLNYQAAKQHKFSPLNTIPNTQLPGLSYAYHFDATRYAEYLKTLATSRGVKHIDAKIEQVNQCLHSGNITSLTLDNDTEINGDLFIDCTGQRALLIEQTLNTGFVDWSHYLPCDSAVAVQSQGTDSLKPYTRSIAHSAGWQWQIPLQNRVGNGLVYCSRYLSDESATQLLLNNLPAEPITAPRVIKFKTGRRLKQWYKNVVSVGLASGFLEPLESTSIHLIQSAVTRLIKLFPHNGISDALVGEFNNQSVIEIEHIRDFIILHYKLTEREDSAFWRQCKQMDIPESLAHKLNLFKHTGKVVRENDELFAEVAWQQVFIGQGIIPDDYNSIVDSLSSEQLNDLFSTLKTLITSTVEQLPTHKDFLAKIKKA
- a CDS encoding glycoside hydrolase family 13 protein, coding for MMRFLNKLLLVSACTLPTISYALDVEPANWWVGMNKNTINIMVHEQNIANEQIKLAKYNGVKLNKVTRTDNPNYVFLNITVTDAAKAGTLKFNSSEASQSFEFPLLTRDKNSAKRQGFTSNDTLYLINPDRFANGDKQNDTVPSMLEAANPSIKGGRHGGDIQGVINALPYLNDLGVTQLWLTPVLENNMPDYSYHGYAITDFYKVDPRMGSNQLYKTLSVKAKEQGIGLVMDMVLNHFGSEHTWVKDKPTKDWINFNGEFKKGKNATSHARQTIQDPHASEYDKRQFNDGWFVETMPDLNQRQPLLSEYLIQNAIWWIEYADLSGIRVDTYSYSDKAFLSDWTKAIMQEYPDFNIVGEEWTSNPAIASYWQRGKNNQDGYTSSLPSVMDFSLQESVIQALNEDESWNTGWVKVYESLANDFLYPDTNNIMVFADNHDMSRVYTELGQDVAKTKMAMTLFLTTRGIAQMYYGTEVLLDNTPSKDHGDIRIDFPGGFKGQTSNAFTGKGLTSQQKDMHKTISTLLNFRKSSTALDKGKLVHFTPQQGVYSYARISDDQTVLVFMNKNTKELVKNIEYMQEVIPKNAKALNLFTNKTQLLGSTVALPAMSATVLVINTP